From a single Nostoc sp. MS1 genomic region:
- a CDS encoding pyridoxal phosphate-dependent aminotransferase — protein sequence MTNDYGLMTTRMQAVQSPIIPVVGELIKNSPGTISLGQGVVSYSPPPEAVELLPQFLSDPANNLYKAVEGIPPLLNALTEKLSRFNGVDITNNNCIVVTAGSNMAYVNAILAITSPGDEIILNTPYYFNHEMAIAMAGCCAVLVETDENYQLRPEAIAQAITPKTRAVVTISPNNPTGVVYSEDLLRHVNQVCADYGIYHISDEAYEYFTYDGVKHVSPASFAGNSEYTISLYSLSKAYGFASWRIGYMVIPKHLLVAIKKVQDTILICPPVVSQYAALGALQAKPEYLQEHIGAIAQVREVVIYYLKQLQGLCTITPANGAFYFFLKVHTNIDAFELVKRLIQEYKVAVIPGTTFGMENGCYLRVAYGALQKDTVTEGIDRLVQGLKTIVGT from the coding sequence ATGACTAATGACTATGGACTAATGACTACTCGAATGCAGGCGGTACAGTCGCCGATTATTCCTGTTGTGGGTGAGTTGATTAAAAACTCACCTGGGACTATTTCTTTGGGACAGGGTGTGGTTTCTTATAGTCCACCACCGGAAGCTGTTGAGCTTTTACCTCAATTCTTGAGTGATCCTGCAAATAATTTATATAAAGCTGTTGAGGGTATTCCTCCTCTTTTAAATGCTTTGACAGAAAAATTGTCAAGATTTAATGGGGTTGACATTACTAACAATAACTGCATCGTGGTAACGGCTGGAAGTAATATGGCGTATGTGAACGCTATCCTCGCAATTACTTCTCCTGGCGATGAAATTATTCTCAATACGCCTTACTACTTCAATCATGAGATGGCGATCGCAATGGCTGGTTGTTGTGCTGTGTTGGTAGAAACCGATGAAAATTATCAATTGCGTCCAGAGGCGATCGCTCAAGCCATTACACCTAAAACACGGGCTGTAGTGACTATCTCCCCAAATAATCCCACAGGCGTTGTTTATTCTGAAGATTTATTACGCCATGTAAACCAAGTTTGCGCGGATTATGGCATCTATCACATTAGCGATGAAGCCTACGAATACTTTACTTACGATGGTGTAAAACACGTTTCTCCGGCATCGTTTGCGGGTAATAGTGAATACACGATTTCTCTCTACAGTCTTTCTAAAGCCTACGGTTTTGCCAGTTGGCGAATTGGTTACATGGTGATCCCCAAACATCTGCTTGTGGCGATTAAAAAAGTCCAGGACACAATTTTGATTTGTCCACCTGTAGTTTCCCAGTATGCGGCTTTAGGCGCATTGCAAGCAAAGCCAGAGTATTTACAAGAGCATATTGGTGCGATTGCTCAAGTCCGAGAAGTAGTAATTTACTACCTCAAACAACTCCAAGGTTTATGTACTATTACACCAGCCAATGGTGCTTTTTACTTCTTTTTGAAAGTGCATACAAACATTGATGCTTTTGAATTAGTTAAACGCCTAATTCAAGAATATAAAGTGGCTGTTATTCCTGGGACAACTTTTGGAATGGAGAATGGTTGTTATTTGCGGGTAGCCTATGGTGCATTGCAAAAAGATACGGTAACAGAAGGTATTGACAGATTAGTACAAGGATTGAAAACAATTGTTGGTACTTAA
- a CDS encoding secondary thiamine-phosphate synthase enzyme YjbQ — MPIIHKILEIETEPGINIYNITPQIKYFLADTQIQNGQVLVFSRHTTTALAINEDEVRLLEDIKVFLRKLAPESDRYLHNDLHLRVVPEDEPINAHSHLMAMMLNNSEIIPVVEGQLGLGTWQSVLFFDLDGPRKRTVFLQVTGE; from the coding sequence ATGCCTATTATTCATAAAATCCTGGAAATTGAAACAGAGCCAGGAATTAATATTTACAACATCACACCCCAAATTAAATATTTTTTAGCTGATACTCAAATTCAAAATGGGCAGGTTTTAGTATTTTCTCGGCATACTACAACTGCCTTAGCAATTAATGAAGATGAAGTGAGATTATTAGAAGATATAAAAGTGTTCTTACGCAAACTAGCACCAGAATCAGACCGCTATCTACACAACGATTTACATTTAAGAGTTGTGCCAGAAGATGAGCCAATAAATGCTCATTCTCACTTGATGGCAATGATGCTGAACAATAGTGAAATTATTCCTGTAGTAGAGGGGCAATTAGGTTTAGGAACTTGGCAATCTGTATTGTTCTTTGACTTAGATGGGCCACGTAAAAGGACTGTATTTTTGCAAGTGACTGGGGAATGA
- the glpX gene encoding class II fructose-bisphosphatase — MENTLGLEIIEVVEQAAIASAKWMGKGEKNTADQVAVEAMRERMNKIYMRGRIVIGEGERDDAPMLYIGEEVGICTQENATELCNPDELVEIDIAVDPCEGTNLVAYGQPGSMAVLAISEKGGLFAAPDFYMKKLAAPPAAKGKVDINKSATENLKILSECLDRAIDELVVIVMKRDRHNDLIKEIRDAGARVQLISDGDVGAAISCGFAGTNVHALMGIGAAPEGVISAAAMRALGGHFQGQLIYDPEIVKTGLIGESKQANIDRLTSMGINDPDKVYDAHELASGETVLFAACGITSGNLMQGVRFFQGGARTQSLVISSQSQTARFVDTIHMAGQPKTVQLH; from the coding sequence GTGGAAAATACACTTGGATTAGAGATTATTGAGGTAGTTGAGCAAGCCGCGATCGCATCTGCGAAGTGGATGGGTAAAGGCGAAAAGAATACTGCTGACCAGGTAGCAGTAGAAGCAATGCGCGAACGCATGAACAAAATTTACATGCGCGGTCGCATTGTCATCGGTGAAGGGGAACGCGACGACGCGCCCATGCTGTACATCGGTGAAGAAGTCGGTATCTGTACCCAAGAAAATGCTACAGAATTATGTAACCCCGATGAATTAGTCGAAATTGACATCGCTGTTGACCCCTGCGAAGGTACAAACCTTGTAGCTTACGGTCAACCAGGCTCAATGGCTGTTCTGGCTATTTCCGAAAAAGGTGGTTTATTTGCAGCACCCGACTTCTACATGAAGAAATTAGCAGCACCACCAGCAGCTAAAGGCAAAGTAGACATCAACAAATCAGCAACGGAAAACCTCAAGATTCTTTCTGAGTGTCTAGACCGGGCGATTGACGAACTAGTAGTAATCGTCATGAAGCGCGATCGCCATAACGATTTAATCAAAGAAATCCGTGATGCGGGTGCAAGAGTACAGCTGATTTCCGACGGTGACGTAGGTGCAGCAATATCTTGTGGTTTTGCTGGTACTAATGTTCATGCGCTCATGGGTATTGGTGCAGCACCCGAAGGTGTGATTTCCGCAGCCGCCATGCGTGCTTTAGGCGGACACTTCCAAGGTCAATTGATCTATGATCCAGAAATAGTCAAGACGGGCTTAATTGGGGAAAGCAAACAAGCCAACATTGACCGATTGACATCTATGGGTATCAATGACCCTGATAAAGTTTACGATGCTCATGAACTCGCATCAGGAGAAACCGTTCTCTTCGCAGCTTGCGGTATTACCTCTGGTAATCTCATGCAAGGTGTACGCTTCTTCCAAGGCGGTGCTAGAACTCAAAGCTTGGTTATTTCCAGTCAGTCTCAAACTGCTCGCTTTGTGGACACCATTCACATGGCTGGACAGCCTAAGACTGTGCAACTGCACTAA
- a CDS encoding glutamyl-tRNA reductase, whose protein sequence is MNIAVVGLSHKTAPVEIREKLSIPEPQTESAIAQLTSYPHIDEVAILSTCNRLEIYIVAEETDHGIREVTQFLSEHSKLPVHSLRQHLFVLLHEDAVMHVMRVAAGLDSLVLGEGQILAQVKNTHKLGQQYNGIKTILNRLFKQAITAGKRVRTETSIGTGAVSISSAAVELAQIKAQNLAACRVAILGAGKMSRLLVQHLVSKGATQISIVNRSRDRAQELAQQFSEHPIRTHLMSEMMTVIAEADIVFTSTSATEPILDRAKLEMVLAPNQPLMLFDISVPRNVHVDVNELVHVKAFNVDDLKAVVAQNYESRRKMAQEAERLLEEEIEAFDVWWRSLETVSTISSLRSKIETIREQELEKALSRLGSEFGDKHQEVIEALTRGIVNKILHDPMVQLRAQQDVEARRRCMQTLQMLFNLDVGEQFS, encoded by the coding sequence ATGAATATTGCAGTGGTGGGGTTAAGCCATAAAACAGCCCCAGTTGAAATTCGGGAAAAGCTGAGTATTCCAGAACCACAAACAGAAAGTGCGATCGCACAACTCACTAGCTATCCCCATATTGATGAAGTCGCCATTCTCAGCACTTGTAACAGGTTAGAAATTTACATCGTTGCTGAAGAAACAGATCATGGGATTCGGGAAGTAACTCAGTTTCTTTCCGAACACAGTAAATTGCCTGTGCATTCTTTACGTCAACACTTGTTCGTGTTGTTACACGAAGATGCAGTCATGCACGTTATGCGGGTAGCGGCTGGATTAGATAGCCTCGTACTTGGTGAGGGACAAATTCTGGCTCAGGTGAAAAATACTCACAAACTGGGGCAGCAATATAACGGTATAAAAACAATTCTGAATCGATTATTTAAACAAGCAATTACAGCAGGTAAGCGAGTGCGTACCGAAACTAGCATTGGTACTGGTGCAGTTTCGATCAGTTCCGCAGCCGTTGAGTTAGCGCAGATAAAAGCCCAAAATTTAGCAGCTTGCCGAGTAGCAATCCTTGGTGCTGGTAAAATGTCTAGGCTGTTAGTACAACACTTAGTTTCTAAGGGTGCTACACAAATTAGTATAGTCAATCGCTCACGCGATCGCGCCCAAGAATTGGCACAGCAGTTTTCCGAACATCCCATCCGCACACATTTGATGTCCGAGATGATGACGGTAATTGCCGAAGCAGATATTGTCTTCACCAGCACCTCGGCTACAGAGCCAATACTTGACCGCGCAAAATTAGAAATGGTTTTAGCGCCAAACCAGCCTCTCATGCTGTTTGACATTTCCGTACCCCGTAACGTCCATGTGGATGTGAACGAACTCGTACATGTCAAAGCCTTCAACGTGGATGATTTAAAGGCTGTAGTAGCCCAAAACTACGAAAGCCGCAGAAAGATGGCTCAAGAAGCTGAACGTCTATTAGAAGAGGAAATCGAAGCTTTTGACGTTTGGTGGCGCAGTTTGGAAACTGTTTCTACAATTAGCAGCCTCCGCAGCAAAATCGAAACCATCCGCGAACAAGAACTAGAAAAAGCCTTGTCAAGACTAGGTTCAGAATTTGGCGACAAACACCAAGAAGTGATCGAAGCCTTAACAAGGGGTATCGTTAACAAAATTTTACACGATCCAATGGTGCAGTTACGAGCGCAGCAGGATGTAGAAGCGAGAAGACGCTGTATGCAAACCCTGCAAATGTTGTTCAACCTAGATGTAGGTGAACAGTTTAGTTAA
- a CDS encoding sister chromatid cohesion protein PDS5, translating to MLSSLCRIGRFSPFILYPLAFILSFLLCLTWASAKEQPKPQPEVWQINGIVAALKDPIPEVRAKATGNLQEYQLNNPKLQIKKYDELVKQFTQQLQDKDSAVSRSTAAQALGQMQVKEQAPQLVLLLKDSDSSVRYTAAQALGQMQAKEQAPQLVLLLKDSDSNVRSAAVEALGQVQAKEQIPQLVLLLKDSDNNVRYAAIQALGQMQAKEQVPQLVLLLKDSDANVRYAAIQALGQMQAKEQVPQLVLLLKNADSNIRSAAVQALGQMQAKEQAPQLVLLLKDSEFSVSYAAAEALGKMQAKEQIPQLVLLLKDPNYFVRYAAVQALGQMQAKEQIPQLVLLLKDSNYFIRYAAVQALGQMQVKEQVPQLVLLLKDSNYLVRSAVVQALGQMQAKEQVPQLVLLLKDSDTNVRSAAAEALIKLGQQDLPVIMQILDSVHYYPSEIGQLRFLAHFLAAGKPQVETLMQWVGKPKAPPEKLTHDEGVQAMEAFKEAWKDCDSLIELRRELAQQISEVAANKQIIWKAQDIQLLEYHRENLKHVKSTYADALQSVINNVEYWQWFFKAQNTIIAHITFWLALIFAYPKFPQVQAIFFWNPWVRRILGVGYVGFLLTWVPFFRRKLFEPFKPSLSADAGLDNFYEQSYFPQSKVKVPVTGEILPVTAALPKIQGQIILEGDSGLGKSMFLRHLLKKSQRIVVFLPAHKCDQGVIEAIQEKLHGQAQDANFLKNLIYSGAIDICIDGLNEVTADTRAKICQFVESYFRGNIIMTTQSLEWTPPSTAKTYYLQPLEQTQIEEFLHSRQRRIPKDAKIQGADYQKACSCYLTQALDSQQPKEELEAASRILSNPMDLTLVALMLSQGEYPNLFRLQEQQYKLMADEYLNEWKQEFPLKKFSAAVYQMRIQDKRALPVDEFYQVVMCLESEKYKMVVSRQWLDEKGEAKKEWYFRHDKIMDFFLVQNFLGESDEAEALLVDRMGDPRFRGVYFLLATLLPLDAAKELREKLIQYAADTKDNTVSNTFVQLLRTR from the coding sequence ATGCTGTCAAGTCTTTGCCGTATCGGCAGGTTCTCCCCTTTTATTCTTTATCCTTTAGCTTTCATCCTTTCCTTCCTCCTCTGCCTGACTTGGGCAAGTGCCAAAGAACAACCCAAGCCCCAGCCGGAAGTGTGGCAAATTAACGGTATCGTAGCAGCCCTAAAAGACCCAATACCGGAAGTTAGGGCTAAAGCAACGGGAAATTTACAAGAGTATCAGCTAAATAACCCTAAACTTCAGATCAAAAAATATGATGAACTTGTAAAACAGTTTACTCAACAGTTGCAGGACAAAGATTCAGCCGTTTCCCGGAGTACAGCAGCACAGGCACTAGGGCAGATGCAAGTCAAGGAACAAGCACCACAACTTGTCCTGCTGCTCAAAGATTCTGACAGTAGTGTCCGTTATACAGCAGCACAGGCACTAGGGCAGATGCAGGCCAAGGAACAAGCACCACAACTTGTCCTGCTGCTCAAAGATTCTGACAGTAATGTCCGTAGTGCAGCAGTAGAGGCACTAGGGCAGGTGCAAGCCAAGGAACAAATTCCACAACTTGTCCTGCTGCTCAAAGATTCTGACAATAATGTCCGTTATGCAGCAATACAGGCGCTAGGGCAGATGCAGGCCAAGGAACAAGTTCCACAACTTGTCCTGCTGCTCAAAGATTCTGACGCTAATGTCCGTTATGCAGCAATACAGGCGCTAGGGCAGATGCAGGCCAAGGAACAAGTTCCACAACTTGTCCTGTTACTCAAAAATGCTGACAGTAATATCCGTAGTGCAGCAGTACAAGCGCTAGGGCAGATGCAGGCTAAGGAACAAGCACCACAACTTGTCCTGCTGCTCAAAGATTCTGAATTTAGTGTTAGTTACGCAGCAGCAGAGGCACTAGGGAAGATGCAAGCCAAGGAGCAAATTCCACAACTTGTCCTTCTGCTCAAAGATCCTAACTACTTTGTCCGTTATGCAGCAGTACAAGCGCTAGGGCAAATGCAAGCTAAGGAACAAATTCCACAACTTGTCCTGCTGCTCAAAGATTCTAACTACTTTATCCGTTATGCAGCAGTACAAGCGCTAGGGCAGATGCAAGTCAAGGAACAAGTTCCACAACTTGTCCTGCTGCTCAAAGATTCTAACTACCTTGTCCGTAGTGCAGTAGTACAGGCACTTGGGCAGATGCAGGCCAAGGAACAAGTTCCACAACTTGTCCTGCTACTCAAAGATTCTGACACTAATGTCCGTAGTGCAGCAGCAGAGGCACTCATCAAACTAGGGCAACAAGATTTGCCTGTTATTATGCAGATTCTAGATTCAGTTCATTATTATCCATCTGAGATTGGTCAACTCAGGTTTTTAGCTCATTTTTTGGCAGCTGGTAAACCACAAGTAGAAACTCTTATGCAATGGGTTGGTAAACCGAAAGCGCCACCAGAAAAACTGACCCATGACGAGGGAGTACAAGCAATGGAAGCTTTTAAGGAAGCGTGGAAAGATTGTGATTCTCTGATAGAACTGCGAAGAGAACTAGCACAGCAAATTTCTGAAGTTGCAGCCAACAAACAAATTATTTGGAAAGCCCAGGATATTCAATTACTGGAATATCACCGCGAAAACCTCAAACACGTTAAGTCCACTTACGCCGATGCACTACAGTCAGTAATTAATAATGTGGAATATTGGCAGTGGTTTTTCAAAGCTCAAAACACCATCATCGCTCACATAACCTTTTGGCTTGCCCTCATTTTTGCTTATCCTAAATTTCCCCAAGTCCAAGCCATCTTCTTCTGGAACCCTTGGGTACGCCGCATCTTAGGCGTGGGCTACGTCGGCTTTCTCCTCACCTGGGTTCCCTTTTTCCGTCGCAAATTATTTGAACCTTTCAAGCCTTCCCTCTCAGCCGATGCTGGGTTAGATAACTTTTATGAGCAATCATATTTCCCCCAGTCTAAAGTCAAAGTTCCCGTTACAGGAGAAATTCTCCCTGTCACCGCAGCCCTACCCAAAATTCAAGGACAAATTATCTTAGAAGGTGATTCCGGCTTAGGCAAGTCGATGTTTTTGCGCCATCTTTTAAAAAAATCTCAGCGTATTGTCGTTTTCCTCCCCGCTCATAAATGTGATCAAGGCGTAATAGAAGCCATTCAAGAAAAGCTACATGGGCAAGCCCAAGATGCAAACTTCCTCAAAAACCTCATTTACAGTGGTGCAATAGATATCTGCATCGATGGACTCAACGAAGTCACCGCCGATACTAGGGCGAAAATCTGCCAGTTTGTCGAAAGCTATTTTCGCGGCAACATTATTATGACTACTCAGTCCCTAGAGTGGACACCACCTTCAACAGCAAAAACATATTACTTGCAGCCCCTTGAACAAACCCAAATTGAAGAGTTTTTGCACTCCCGTCAACGGCGAATCCCTAAAGATGCCAAAATTCAAGGAGCTGATTACCAAAAAGCCTGCTCCTGCTACCTCACACAAGCCCTCGATTCCCAGCAACCAAAGGAAGAATTAGAAGCAGCCAGCCGTATTCTTTCTAATCCAATGGATCTGACGCTGGTAGCTTTGATGCTATCACAAGGTGAATATCCCAACTTATTCCGCCTTCAAGAACAGCAATACAAACTGATGGCGGACGAATACCTCAATGAATGGAAACAAGAATTTCCCTTAAAGAAATTCTCCGCCGCCGTCTACCAAATGCGAATCCAAGACAAACGAGCTTTACCTGTGGATGAGTTTTACCAAGTAGTCATGTGTCTAGAAAGTGAGAAATACAAAATGGTAGTCAGCCGTCAATGGTTAGACGAAAAAGGCGAAGCTAAGAAAGAATGGTATTTCCGTCACGATAAAATTATGGACTTCTTCTTAGTGCAGAACTTTCTCGGCGAAAGTGATGAAGCGGAAGCACTATTAGTAGATAGAATGGGTGATCCGCGTTTTCGTGGTGTTTACTTCTTGTTAGCAACTTTACTTCCGTTAGATGCAGCTAAGGAATTGCGGGAAAAGTTGATTCAATATGCTGCGGATACTAAGGATAATACGGTGAGTAATACTTTTGTCCAGTTATTGAGGACTAGGTAG